A single Prochlorococcus marinus XMU1410 DNA region contains:
- a CDS encoding glucose-6-phosphate isomerase: MNGDLNSWDKFCNYLWFDKKLNIWLDISKINFTIKEIKKIEEKFIDVFSSIKELENGAISNIDENRQVGHYWLRNPSISPSSKIGEEISADIDSISEFGKQILNGDIKNKNQQNYTDVLWIGIGGSGLGPLLITESLQKCSKGLNFSYIDNVDPFLISEKLEELSEKLSTTLFVVVSKSGGTPEPRIAMEIIKSHCENNSLEWNSNAIAITMKDSKLFKKATSENWLKIFNLQDWVGGRTSITSSVGLLPLALINENIFEFIRGASLMDEATRISDFKNNPAALLSSAWYLTGDGVGKRDMVVLPYRDRLQVFSKYLQQLVMESLGKKFNRNGEVVNQGISVFGNKGSTDQHAYVQQLRDGIDNFFCIFIELLDSPSTNIFDEKENPKEYLSGFLQGTRSALSSEDRQSITITLEKLNCFSLGALIALFERAVSFYAELVNINAYDQPGVEAGKKAAANIIEYQQKVSNLLDEGGEYSINDITSLFDNSISEPIFFILREMCFGNDNYLVKGDWSNPNSLVIQKINS; encoded by the coding sequence ATGAATGGAGATTTAAACTCTTGGGATAAATTTTGTAATTATCTTTGGTTTGATAAAAAATTAAACATTTGGTTAGACATAAGCAAAATTAATTTCACAATTAAAGAGATTAAAAAAATAGAAGAAAAATTTATAGATGTTTTTTCTTCAATAAAAGAATTAGAAAATGGTGCAATCTCAAATATTGATGAAAATAGACAAGTTGGACATTACTGGCTTAGAAATCCATCAATTTCACCATCTTCAAAAATAGGTGAGGAAATTAGCGCAGATATTGATTCAATCTCTGAATTTGGGAAACAAATTTTAAATGGAGATATTAAGAATAAGAATCAACAGAACTATACTGATGTTCTATGGATAGGTATTGGTGGAAGTGGTTTAGGACCATTACTTATTACAGAGTCACTGCAGAAGTGCTCTAAAGGCTTAAATTTTTCTTATATCGATAATGTTGATCCTTTTTTAATTAGCGAAAAATTAGAAGAGTTATCTGAAAAATTATCCACAACATTATTTGTAGTAGTTAGCAAATCAGGTGGTACGCCTGAACCTAGAATTGCTATGGAAATTATTAAAAGTCATTGTGAAAATAATTCTCTTGAATGGAATTCTAATGCTATAGCTATAACGATGAAAGATAGTAAATTATTTAAAAAGGCCACTTCTGAAAATTGGTTAAAAATATTTAATTTGCAAGATTGGGTTGGAGGAAGAACAAGTATTACAAGCTCTGTGGGATTACTTCCATTAGCTCTTATTAATGAAAATATATTTGAATTCATTAGAGGTGCATCATTAATGGATGAGGCCACGCGTATAAGTGATTTTAAAAATAATCCCGCAGCATTATTGTCCTCTGCTTGGTATTTAACTGGGGATGGCGTTGGGAAGAGAGATATGGTCGTATTACCATATAGAGATAGGTTACAGGTATTTAGTAAATATCTTCAGCAATTAGTAATGGAATCATTAGGAAAGAAATTTAATAGGAATGGTGAAGTAGTTAATCAAGGTATTTCCGTTTTTGGTAATAAAGGATCTACAGATCAGCATGCTTATGTTCAGCAACTGAGAGATGGTATTGATAATTTCTTTTGTATTTTTATTGAATTATTAGATTCTCCATCTACTAATATTTTTGATGAAAAAGAGAATCCTAAAGAATATCTTTCTGGTTTTTTGCAAGGAACCAGATCAGCACTCTCTAGTGAAGACAGACAAAGTATCACTATTACTTTAGAAAAGTTAAATTGTTTTTCACTAGGGGCCTTAATCGCTTTATTTGAGAGGGCTGTATCCTTCTATGCTGAATTGGTAAATATAAATGCATATGATCAACCTGGAGTTGAAGCTGGAAAGAAAGCAGCTGCAAATATTATTGAGTATCAACAAAAAGTAAGTAATTTATTAGATGAAGGTGGAGAATATTCTATAAATGACATAACATCATTATTTGATAATTCAATTAGTGAACCCATATTTTTTATACTCCGTGAAATGTGTTTCGGTAATGATAATTATTTAGTTAAGGGCGATTGGTCAAATCCAAATTCATTAGTTATTCAAAAAATAAATTCTTAA